The Elusimicrobiota bacterium genomic interval TGTGGGCATGAGGTAGAGGACGAAGGAGAAGACGCCGGTGACCACGCCGGTGGCGCGGTCCGAAAAGCCGATGCGCGTGGTCAGATAGACGGACAGGAAGATGAAGCAGCCGTAGTAGGCGGCGCGCTCGAAGAGCTCGATGAGGTTGGCGAACCAGAAGGTGGACGAGAAACGCCAGGTGGTCTTTTCCATGCTCAGCTCCTCGGGTAACGGATGGCCGCCACTTCGAGCGCCCCGGATTCCTCGGTCTCGATCCGGTCCCCGACTTTGGCGCCCATCAATGCCAAGGCCAAAGCCGAGTCCCAAGCGATCTTGTCCTGGCCGCCCTCAGCCTCGTCCTGCCCCACGATGGCCAGCGTCCGCGTCTTGCCGTCCTCGCCGCGCAGTTCCACTTTCGCGCCGAAGCGGACTTCGCCGGCCGGAGCGACCTTGGGGTCCACCGGGATGGCGCTGGCCACCCGGCCCTCAAAATAGTTCAGGTCGCGCTTGATCTGGCGCGCTTCTCGGCTGTCCTTGGCCAGCGGCTCCAGCCGCGCGCGCAGCTCGGCGGCCTCATGTCGCAGGGCCACCAGCCCCTCGGCGGTCACGTAGTTCGGGGCCGCGCTCTGGTGGCGCTCCGGCAGTTCGTCCGGATCGCCCGCGTCTTCCTTGATGAAAGCCCGGCTCATGGATGGAAGGTTACCATAGTTCGACGGCCTTGACACGGTTTTTA includes:
- a CDS encoding GreA/GreB family elongation factor; protein product: MSRAFIKEDAGDPDELPERHQSAAPNYVTAEGLVALRHEAAELRARLEPLAKDSREARQIKRDLNYFEGRVASAIPVDPKVAPAGEVRFGAKVELRGEDGKTRTLAIVGQDEAEGGQDKIAWDSALALALMGAKVGDRIETEESGALEVAAIRYPRS